The Arachis duranensis cultivar V14167 chromosome 2, aradu.V14167.gnm2.J7QH, whole genome shotgun sequence genome has a window encoding:
- the LOC107473748 gene encoding uncharacterized protein LOC107473748: MGGLFFLYGQGGCGKTFLWSTISCSIRSKGGIVLNVASSGIATLLLPNGRSAHSRFKIPLAINEDSLCSIKQGSPLARLISKAKLITWDEAPMISKYCYETLDKCLRDILRCSDSYNAHLSFRGKVVVLGGDFRQILSVIPRDSRQDIIQSSINSSYLWHNYGESIVHIPSDILIKNSETALDDLIDFVYSDMLSNLSIENYFKDRAILAPILDCVTDVNNKMTAGLPGQERVYLSSDSVCAEEGNMEFELDAFSPEILNGINYSGLSSHKLVLKVGAPVMLLRNIDQTNGLCDGTRMQVRRMGNHVIECKTLTGNKVESIILIPRLNLIPNNETLPVRFQRRQFAIIMSFAMTINKSQGQTLSKVEIYLSMPVFTHGQLYVALSRVTSKDGVRVLLQDHGHLKDNCTMNVVYREVFESL, encoded by the exons ATGGGTGGACTTTTCTTCTTATACGGTCAAGGTGGTTGTGGAAAAACATTCTTATGGTCAACTATATCATGTTCAATTAGGTCTAAAGGTGGTATAGTTTTAAATGTTGCTTCGAGTGGAATTGCTACACTTTTGTTGCCTAATGGAAGATCTGCACATTCAAGGTTTAAAATTCCTTTGGCCATAAATGAGGATTCTTTGTGTAGCATTAAACAGGGAAGTCCTCTTGCAAGGTTAATATCCAAGGCTAAATTAATCACATGGGATGAAGCTCCAATGATAAGTAAGTATTGTTACGAAACTTTAGACAAATGCCTCAGAGACATCTTAAGGTGCTCAGATTCGTATAATGCTCATTTGTCATTTAGAGGTAAAGTTGTTGTTCTCGGAGgagattttagacaaatttTATCTGTGATTCCCAGAGACTCAAGGCAAGATATAATTCAGTCTTCTATTAATTCTTCATATTTGTGGCATAACT ATGGTGAATCGATCGTTCATATACCATCTGATATTTTGATTAAGAACTCTGAGACAGCTTTGGATGACCTCATTGATTTTGTGTATTCAGATATGTTATCCAATTTATCCATTGAAAATTATTTCAAGGATAGAGCAATTCTTGCACCAATTTTGGATTGTGTCACTGATGTCAACAACAAGATGACTGCAGGGTTACCTGGACAAGAAAGAGTTTACTTAAGTTCAGACTCTGTGTGTGCTGAAGAGGGAAATATGGAATTTGAGTTAGATGCTTTCTCGCCAGAGATTCTAAATGGAATAAATTATTCAGGTCTATCATCACACAAGTTGGTTCTGAAAGTTGGTGCTCCTGTTATGTTGCTGCGCAATATAGACCAAACTAATGGTTTGTGCGATGGAACGAGGATGCAAGTTAGAAGAATGGGAAATCATGTGATAGAATGCAAGACTTTAACTGGTAACAAAGTTGAAAGTATTATTCTTATCCCAAGACTGAATCTAATTCCAAATAATGAAACATTGCCGGTCAGGTTTCAAAGAAGACAATTCGCAATTATCATGTCATTTGCAATGACAATAAATAAGTCACAGGGACAAACTCTATCGAAAGTTGAAATTTACCTTTCAATGCCAGTTTTCACTCATGGTCAATTGTATGTTGCGTTATCAAGGGTAACGAGTAAAGATGGTGTGCGAGTGCTATTGCAAGATCATGGACACTTGAAAGATAACTGCACGATGAATGTGGTATATAGAGAAGTTTTTGAGAGCCTATAA
- the LOC107473739 gene encoding uncharacterized protein LOC107473739 — protein MHVRIPRTCKRFCGLIVDLLRKSRVCAEDTNEVLIRIVEEPVMRHLPVNFSYSLSYSSKKVVHMDDYVSSLSDHMTPVFVVGAMVNGKVKEDHTHDYISVSDYPLGAKCCVGLICDALEQKWKLF, from the exons ATGCATGTTCGCATTCCTCGAACTTGTAAACGTTTCTGTGGTCTCATAG TGGATTTGCTTAGAAAGTCTCGTGTATGTGCTGAAGATACAAATGAAGTACTTATTCGTATTGTTGAAGAGCCTGTGATGCGCCATTTACCGGTCAATTTCTCATATA GCCTCTCTTATAGCTCAAAGAAGGTGGTCCACATGGATGACTATGTTTCTTCCCTAAGTGATCATATGACGCCTGTTTTTGTG GTGGGTGCAATGGTAAATGGGAAAGTAAAAGAAGACCACACACATGATTATATTTCtg TTTCTGATTATCCACTTGGTGCTAAATGCTGCGTAGGCCTTATCTGTGATGCCTTGGAGCAGAAATGGAAGCTATTCTGA